The following are encoded in a window of Megalops cyprinoides isolate fMegCyp1 chromosome 16, fMegCyp1.pri, whole genome shotgun sequence genomic DNA:
- the rbm4.3 gene encoding RNA-binding protein 4.3: MVKIFIGNLPQEADTDELQALFSQYGAVTECAIIKNFAFVHMEDRKCATKAIRNLHLYKLHGTPINVEASHGKNQGPVKLHVANVEKGADDELRALFEEYGTVTECAVIKNFAFVHMANSEEAMDAIKGLDNTDFQGKRIHVQISKSRPRGEEEDGYAQPPPDRAGYWAPRFPGDRPEPGPPGYFRGRFSHPPVSHGHGYPPAPPPPPPPPPRRAPYPDRSSSYDRDRDRDSYGVVDYYEKYRARPYSITSYEERRVTSIPPPPPPPSSAIMRERLASSALDPYERRPLPPPPSPYYSRDRSPIRRAPPAAVAPAGNGYSYERSRLSPLSMTRTPLYGMPRTRDPYAERVPPPPPARYSY; this comes from the exons ATGGTGAAGATCTTCATCGGGAACCTCCCGCAGGAGGCGGACACAGACGAGCTGCAGGCGCTCTTCTCGCAGTACGGGGCGGTCACGGAGTGCGCCATCATCAAAAACTTTGCCTTTGTGCACATGGAAGACCGCAAATGCGCCACCAAAGCCATCCGCAACCTGCACCTCTACAAGCTGCACGGCACCCCCATAAACGTGGAGGCCAGCCACGGCAAAAACCAGGGCCCGGTCAAGCTCCACGTGGCCAACGTGGAGAAGGGCGCCGATGACGAGCTCCGGGCCCTGTTCGAGGAGTACGGCACGGTCACGGAGTGTGCCGTCATCAAGAATTTTGCCTTTGTGCACATGGCCAATTCTGAAGAGGCTATGGATGCCATCAAGGGCTTAGACAATACAGACTTCCAGG GCAAACGGATTCATGTGCAAATCTCAAAGAGCCGACCtagaggtgaggaggaggacggGTATGCACAGCCACCCCCAGACAGAGCAGGGTATTGGGCCCCACGCTTTCCGGGGGACAGGCCCGAGCCTGGCCCACCGGGTTACTTCAGGGGTCGCTTCAGTCACCCGCCTGTCTCCCACGGGCACGGCTACCCCCCGgccccgccgcccccgccccctcctcccccgagGCGAGCCCCCTACCCCGACCGCTCCTCTTCCTACGACCGGGACCGGGATCGCGATAGCTACGGGGTGGTGGATTATTATGAGAAATACCGCGCCCGTCCCTACAGCATCACCTCATACGAGGAGCGGCGTGTCACTtccatccctccccctcccccgcctccctcctccGCCATCATGAGGGAGCGCCTAGCGTCCTCCGCCCTCGACCCCTACGAGCGTCGCCCCCTGCCGCCCCCGCCCTCCCCGTACTACTCCCGAGACCGCAGTCCCATCCGGAGGGCGCCGCCTGCGGCTGTCGCTCCCGCTGGGAACGGCTACTCGTACGAGCGCTCCCGCCTCTCTCCGCTGTCCATGACCAGGACCCCGCTGTACGGAATGCCACGCACCCGAGACCCCTACGCCGAGCGGGTGCCGCCCCCGCCGCCTGCACGCTACTCTTACTAA